From a region of the Helianthus annuus cultivar XRQ/B chromosome 5, HanXRQr2.0-SUNRISE, whole genome shotgun sequence genome:
- the LOC110940389 gene encoding uncharacterized protein At3g06530 has product MATSIASQLQAIRSIVKADTDTLKRPFTRPSILFDAKEAADIDLDALFDLAQSGLEALVTQDERFAKYKNDLFAHKSKELDRELMGVEENNQINATISSYLRLLSGHFQSPSALRTLEYLIRRYKIYVYNTDELILCALPYHDTHVFVRIVQLLDTGHGKWAFLEGVKISGAPPPRKVIVQQCIRDMGVLEALCNYASPAKKVQPSRPVISFCTAVVIEVLGSLPAIDSDAVKRILPYVVSSLQIHSKGNTDHKAGALMIVGLLASRSTLSSSLIKSLIRSVADVARDDAEHSTDLQLFRVSFMALVNVVQFQSVEVLSKKVVDILKEIRDLTGILSGLTKEFNIDKFLAVLLESLMEYSFEDDMCHQALLSMIETVPVNALAGRLVSKVLSISKKLYKKGNETSSTAAKSKLKQILVSINVHYSLELREAVRSSLEDIEVKSKKDNSAYEILCKALDGGLDSSASSDSKIWFGLEHPKATVRRATVMSLDADSSLGEKPVNSQKLQTLNDALLRRIYDDDLSVVQAVLSMKRLSEFIKHSDLLDGLQKVLKRCTSILFSKGSDNTTLAADITESCIKHVIASLSGQEGYAKELAAMIFPLILATPKSQKTNMAALSAAKELKWPLYHGVDSSSEQKLTFEKISDLNMRNIDAMAEYFSANFDEHVRWFVGYCDDLESSKTLFFMILLHALMKPQKDFGQFSALYESCFPIVLKEWDRLEAAGFGISTEESIKTMLDNDCKAFLDNMHDMGFEELNAEILICIFRRLLDAFFATTCEDVSKDENKKREVILHKFFSFFASHSKVIFKEHLHQLVSKQKSSPASFLSSLFTDESVAVTVQKESLHSFAFICFQLEERIRLENEIDESLLLQLPAEFPSILVPLSSDDQEIRSAAMSCVEGLLTLWPHVSLSGGKNGRSAVWSHFLGEILAMMVQQKKLIVSDTDFLSEFFTTLLSSSHHGLLVPHSVGERFDRPTKDSILKFILCSALSLCPYGIMKIVFLLQGLGNQVMQVKEVNTLLHDLLERRKNYHTTLSKIQVKVLCLLLECCMKLTSASVGHSVDSYILKALQVDRSYSEDFSIIQPCATVLRCLNSSLYGGFKPEIQELLFQELVCVFRSCNGEIQNAARTALLQIKVSSSTIHRMLDFVLEKAAPSTGTPHGKKKKKATTQLKSELHNDVGHRGCSKLSFLSSLLDVLLLKKDIENRTTLVEPLFKHLNIVFTDKEWINEAVKQDEQHAEASSDVSQSTLCYIQQNLLSVLEDITNSLIVTDRVQDGIVESFDIKLLVSCVRSTDDAATRNHVFSLLSAVARVMPDIVLDHILDILTVIGQSAVTQWDSHSKKVFEDLVSTIVPCWLSKTENQEELLQVFLDILPDVAQHRRLSIVEHLLRTLGETSSLASVLILLFRSLASYQDNTLEHVSASVRTQWQYTFALQISGQYSCSIWLPSLVLMLQKLEMESWDPQLVVQILVAMQFINDKLQDPEISFKLKSGGDDNSIQETCGALMKHVATYLQLVGSKRKDLGVPASLGKELKELMHAVLTSVRKGLLPSTYFQVIITLLGHADLSLRKKALGLLCDVAKECSTLTQKHNKKVVNPSIRSSWLLFDEITSQHFEKMCQEILKIVDDSADTSKQTSLRLSAVSTLEVLVTVFPSSDSVFNTCLATVIKHIHSDDLAVSSGCFRTVGALINVLGPRSLPELPSIMDNVFKRCHAVSLCDNSEPQDSETSKESLFMSILVTVEAVIDKLGGFLNPYLGQILQLLILRSQYANNSSSKLKLKADAVRKLITERVAVRLLLPPLLKIYSEAVQFGDSSLSITFQMLGDFISTMDRSSVSAFYLSIFDTCLLALDIRRQRPTSVKNITAVEKEVINAMVVLTAKLTENMFKPLFIRCVEWSEYVEQNDDLGLANVDRAISFFSLTQKLVSSHRSLFVPYFKYILNGLVRHLTDEVAKSGPSQKKKAKLTGPDVYKSQENSSLSVGKWHVRALVLSSLHKCFLYDAGNLAFLDSSNFQVLLKPIISQLVVDPPTSLEDHPDVPSVNEVDDVLVSCVGQMAVTSASDLLWKPLNHEVLMQTRSEKVRTRILGLKIVKFLVDNLREEYLVFLPETIPFLGELLEDVESNVKLLAQEILKEMESTSGESLRQYL; this is encoded by the exons ATGGCGACATCGATTGCGTCACAGCTACAAGCAATTAGGTCAATTGTTAAAGCCGACACAGACACTCTGAAAAGACCGTTTACTCGCCCCTCAATCTTGTTCGATGCTAAAGAAGCTGCTGATATTGACCTTGATGCTCTCTTCGACCTTGCTCAATCag ggttggaggctcttgtgacaCAAGATGAACGATTTGCGAAGTACAAGAATGATTTGTTTGCACATAAGAGTAAAGAATTGGATAGAGAACTGATGGGTGTTGAAGAGAATAACCAAATTAATGCTACAATTAGCTCTTATTTGCGGTTGCTTTCAGGACATTTTCAATCACCTTCAGCCTTGCGGACACTTGAATATCTAATTCGTAGATACAA GATCTATGTTTACAACACAGATGAGCTGATTTTATGTGCTCTACCTTATCATGATACACATGTCTTTGTACGTATTGTGCAACTTCTTGACACAGG ACATGGTAAATGGGCGTTTCTTGAGGGTGTTAAGATATCTGGTGCACCACCCCCCAGGAAGGTTATTGTGCAGCAATGTATACGCGATATGGGGGTTTTAGAAGCTCTATGCAACTAT GCTTCACCTGCCAAGAAGGTTCAACCGTCAAGGCCTGTGATAAGCTTCTGTACTGCTGTTGTTATCGAGGTTTTGGGCTCTCTTCCAGCTATTGATTCTGATGCTGTAAAGAGAATTCTTCCGTATGTGGTTTCAAGCCTTCAGATTCATTCAAAAGGAAATACAGATCACAAG GCTGGGGCTTTGATGATTGTTGGCTTACTAGCTAGTAGATCAACATTATCTTCTAGTCTTATTAAAAGCTTGATTCGCTCCGTTGCTGACGTGGCGCGTGACGATGCAGAACATTCTACTGATTTACAGTTGTTTCGAGTGTCATTCATGGCCTTGGTGAATGTTGTACAG TTTCAATCGGTGGAAGTGCTCTCTAAAAAAGTTGTGGATATCTTGAAAGAAATTCG GGATCTTACGGGGATTCTTTCTGGATTGACCAAGGAGTTCAATATTGATAAGTTTCTTGCCGTCCTTTTGGAATCACTCATGGAATATAGTTTTGAAGACGACATGTGCCATCAGGCACTTCTTTCTATGATCGAAACTGTTCCTGTTAATGCTCTAGCTGGCCGTCTAGTCTCAAAAGTACTTTCTATCTCTAAGAAGTTATATAAGAAAGGGAATGAAACATCATCTACAGCAG CAAAAAGCAAGTTGAAACAAATCTTGGTCTCCATTAATGTTCATTATTCACTGGAATTACGAGAAGCTGTTCGAAGTTCCTTAGAG GACATTGAAGTGAAATCCAAGAAAGATAATTCTGCATATGAAATTCTCTGTAAGGCATTAGATGGAGGCTTGGACTCATCTGCATCATCCGATTCAAAGATTTGGTTTGGACTTGAACATCCAAAG GCTACGGTTCGGAGGGCTACTGTTATGAGCTTGGATGCGGATTCCAGTCTTGGGGAGAAGCCTGTTAATTCTCAG AAACTTCAAACTTTAAATGATGCACTGCTGAGACGGATTTATGATGATGATCTAAGTGTGGTCCAGGCGGTGTTAAGTATGAAAAGATTGTCTGAGTTCATAAAACATTCAGATCTTCTAGATGGCCTTCAGAAGGTGCTTAAAAGATGCACAAGTATATTATTCTCAA AGGGATCAGATAATACAACTTTGGCTGCTGATATCACTGAGTCATGTATTAAGCATGTAATTGCAAGCCTCTCAGGCCAAGAAGGATATGCAAAAGAGCTCGCTGCAATGATATTTCCTCTAATATTAGCCACGCCAAAG AGTCAGAAAACAAATATGGCGGCTTTAAGTGCAGCAAAGGAGTTAAAATGGCCTCTTTATCACGGAGTTGACTCCAGCTCTGAACAG AAATTGACGTTTGAAAAGATTTCTGATCTTAATATGCGTAATATCGATGCCATGGCGGAATATTTTTCGGCCAACTTTGACGAACATGTACGGTGGTTTGTTGGATACTGCGATGATTTGGAATCGTCCAAGACATTATTTTTCATGATTTTGTTGCATGCACTGATGAAACCACAAAAAG ATTTTGGGCAGTTTTCTGCATTGTACGAATCCTGTTTTCCAATTGTTTTAAAAGAGTGGGACAGGTTAGAGGCAGCTGGATTTGGAATTTCTACAGAAGAG TCAATCAAAACAATGTTGGACAACGATTGCAAAGCATTTCTTGATAACATGCATGACATGGGATTTGAGGAGTTGAACGCTGAGATATTAATATGCATATTCCGGCGGTTATTGGATGCCTTTTTTGCCACAACTTGTGAGGATGTCTCTAAG GATGAAAACAAGAAGCGGGAAGTTATTCTTCataaatttttttcattttttgcgTCTCATTCAAAGGTTATTTTCAAGGAGCATCTTCATCAGCTTGTTTCAAAACAGAAGAGCTCTCCCGCTAGCTTTTTGTCTTCGCTTTTTACAGACGAAA GTGTTGCTGTTACTGTCCAAAAAGAGAGTCTACACTCATTTGCGTTTATTTGCTTTCAGTTAGAGGAGAGAATTCGTTTAGAAAATGAAATAGATGAGAGCTTACTTCTTCAACTACCTGCTGAGTTTCCTTCCATTCTTGTTCCACTGTCTAGCGATGACCAG GAAATACGGTCAGCTGCCATGAGCTGCGTTGAAGGACTATTAACTTTATGGCCACATGTTAGTTTATCTGGTGGGaaaaatg GGAGAAGTGCTGTATGGAGTCACTTTCTTGGAGAAATTTTGGCGATGATGGTTCAACAAAAGAAGCTTATTGTATCCGACACCGATTTTCTCTCTGAATTTTTTACAACATTGCTAAGCTCTTCGCACCATGGATTGCTGGTGCCACATAGTGTTGGAGAAAG ATTTGATAGGCCCACAAAAGACAGCATACTGAAATTTATCTTGTGCTCGGCACTATCGTTATGTCCTTACGGAATC ATGAAAATAGTATTCTTGCTTCAAGGTTTGGGAAACCAAGTTATGCAAGTAAAAGAAGTTAATACTCTGCTACATGATCTGTTAGAAAGACGCAAGAATTATCATACGACATTGTCAAAGATACAAGTCAAAGTCCTTTGTCTTCTACTAGAG TGCTGTATGAAGCTTACCTCAGCATCCGTTGGGCATTCTGTTGATTCATACATTTTGAAGGCACTTCAG GTTGATCGTTCATATTCAGAAGATTTTTCCATTATACAGCCTTGTGCAACTGTTTTGAGATGCCTTAATAGTTCTTTGTATGGAGGTTTCAAGCCTGAAATTCAG GAACTTTTATTTCAagaacttgtgtgtgtgtttcggagcTGTAATGGTGAAATTCAGAATGCTGCAAGAACGGCCTTGTTAcagataaag GTTTCTAGCTCGACGATACATCGGATGCTTGATTTTGTTTTGGAAAAAGCAGCTCCTTCAACTGGTACACCACAcggaaagaagaaaaagaaagccacTACCCAGCTAAAATCTGAACTACATAACGATGTTGGTCATAGGGGCTGCAGCAAGCTCTCGTTTTTGAGTTCTTTACTTGATGTCTTGTTACTAAAGAAAGACATAGAGAACAGGACCACTCTTGTAGAGCCATTGTTTAAGCATCTTAACATAGTTTTTACGGACAAAGAGTGGATAAATGAAGCTGTTAAGCAGGATGAACAACATGCAGAAGCGTCTTCTGATGTCTCACAAAGTACACTATGTTACATACAACAAAATCTACTTTCAGTCCTCGAGGATATTACCAATTCCCTTATTGTCACTGATAGAGTACAG GATGGAATTGTTGAGAGTTTTGACATAAAGCTATTGGTTAGTTGTGTCCGATCGACAGATGATGCAGCCACACGTAATCATGTGTTTTCATTGTTATCAGCAGTTGCAAGGGTTATGCCGGACATAGTTTTGGATCACATACTTGATATTCTTACTGTCATTGGCCAATCGGCTGTAACACAG TGGGACAGCCACTCAAAGAAAGTATTTGAAGACCTCGTATCAACTATTGTGCCTTGTTGGCTATCCAAGACTGAAAATCAAGAGGAACTGTTGCAG GTTTTTCTGGATATTTTACCGGATGTTGCTCAGCATAGGAGACTTTCTATTGTTGAGCATCTTTTGAG GACTCTAGGGGAGACAAGCAGCCTAGCTTCAGTACTTATCCTCCTTTTTCGCTCATTGGCTTCATATCAAGATAACACATTGGAGCATGTATCTGCAAGTGTACGTACACAGTGGCAGTACACTTTCGCCTTACAAATTTCAGGGCAGTATTCATGCTCGATCTGGCTTCCGTCACTTGTACTGATGCTTCAGAAGCTTGAAATGGAATCATGGGACCCACAACTTGTCGTGCAAATTTTAGTTGCAATGCAGTTTATTAATGACAAATTACAAGATCCGGAAATATCGTTCAAGCTTAAATCTGGTGGAGATGACAATAGCATTCAGGAAACATGTGGGGCACTTATGAAGCATGTTGCCACTTACTTGCAACTGGTTGGGTCAAAGAGAAAGGATCTCGGTGTTCCAGCCTCGCtcggaaaagaactaaaagagcTCATGCACGCAGTCTTGACGTCTGTCAGAAAGGGGCTCCTGCCCTCTACTTACTTTCAAGTCATCATCACATTGTTGGGTCATGCAGACCTAAGTTTGCGAAAAAAA GCTCTCGGGCTTCTATGTGATGTGGCAAAAGAATGCAGCACATTAACACAAAAGCATAATAAGAAGGTTGTTAATCCAAGCATAAGAAGCTCATGGCTTCTGTTTGACGAAATTACATCACAACATTTTGAGAAAATGTGTCAGGAGATCTTAAAAATAGTCGATGACAGTGCAGATACTTCTAAACAAACTTCCTTGAGGCTATCAGCGGTGTCTACCCTTGAAGTTTTAGTGACAGTTTTTCCTTCTAGTGACTCCGTCTTTAACACATGTCTAGCAACGGTTATTAAGCATATACATTCTGATGATCTGGCAGTCTCTTCCGGATGTTTCCGGACTGTTGGCGCGTTAATTAACGTGCTTGGGCCTAGATCTTTACCTGAACTTCCTAGTATCATGGATAATGTGTTTAAGAGGTGTCATGCTGTCTCTTTGTGTGATAATTCAGAACCCCAAGACAGTGAAACTTCTAAAGAATCTCTCTTCATGTCCATTCTTGTTACCGTAGAAGCGGTTATTGATAAACTTGGTGGTTTCTTGAATCCGTATCTTGGTCAAATTCTGCAACTTTTAATTTTGCGTTCTCAATATGCAAATAACTCAAGTTCGAAGTTGAAGCTAAAAGCTGATGCTGTACGGAAACTTATAACAGAAAGAGTTGCTGTTCGACTTTTGCTTCCACCTCTTTTGAAGATATACTCTGAAGCAGTCCAATTTGGAGATTCAAGCTTATCAATTACTTTCCAGATGTTGGGGGATTTCATTAGTACTATGGACCGATCATCTGTATCTGCTTTTTATTTAAGTATCTTTGACACGTGTTTGCTTGCTCTTGATATCCGCCGCCAACGCCCTACTTCAGTCAAGAATATTACTGCTGTAGAGAAGGAGGTTATCAATGCAATGGTGGTTCTTACAGCGAAACTTACGGAAAACATGTTCAAGCCTCTTTTCATTAGGTGTGTTGAGTGGTCCGAATATGTAGAACAAAATGATGATTTAGGGCTTGCAAATGTTGACCGTGCAATATCTTTCTTCAGTTTAACACAAAAGCTTGTCAGTAGCCACAG ATCGCTGTTTGTTCCATACTTCAAATACATTCTTAATGGATTGGTGCGTCATCTGACCGATGAAGTTGCAAAATCCGGTCCAAGTCAAAAGAAGAAAGCAAAGCTTACAGGCCCGGATGTATACAAGAGCCAAGAAAATTCTAGTTTGTCTGTTGGAAAATGGCATGTGAGAGCGCTGGTTTTGTCCTCTCTTCACAAGTGTTTTCTCTATGACGCTGGAAACCTTGCGTTTCTTGATTCCTCAAATTTCCAA GTGTTGTTGAAACCTATTATCTCACAACTTGTGGTTGATCCACCAACCTCTCTTGAAGATCATCCAGATGTACCCTCGGTTAACGAGGTTGATGATGTGTTGGTTTCTTGTGTTGGACAAATGGCTGTTACTTCCGCCAGTGACCTTCTCTGGAAGCCACTTAATCATGAG GTTTTAATGCAAACACGGAGTGAGAAGGTACGAACCCGAATACTAGGGCTAAAGATAGTGAAGTTTTTGGTGGATAATTTGAGAGAAGAATATTTGGTATTCTTACCTGAAACCATCCCGTTCCTTGGCGAATTACTCGAAGACGTGGAATCGAATGTTAAATTGTTGGCTCAGGAAATTCTAAAGGAAATGGAAAGCACGAGTGGAGAAAGCCTTCGCCAGTATTTGTAA